A single region of the Sus scrofa isolate TJ Tabasco breed Duroc chromosome 16, Sscrofa11.1, whole genome shotgun sequence genome encodes:
- the LOC110257341 gene encoding uncharacterized protein LOC110257341, with the protein MHAESQQLFPLSGHHPGQGLPESLHRSHCHPHLHSIVSQSSRATSQRDIRAGQSPAVSLHLFLGQKPHSDTPSRRMAWAGPCTPVLSLLPTLHTPACALGSLNKPRGHSSGLGPAVPPVLPQFCSQPAPLNLPALLRALPMQQCPLPQARGSLSCHPLLPPQHLPQLGLILGAVCWPVGCKFYKGHSLNSPGHHHVPPSDRPLSHQKAHPSQHPTL; encoded by the exons ATGCATGCCGAATCCCAACAGCTCTTCCCTCTGTCTGGCCACCATCCTGGACAGGGTCTCCCTGAATCCCTGCATCGGTCTcactgccacccccacctccacagcatCGTCTCACAGAGCAGCAGAGCCACCTCTCAAAGGGACATTAGAGCTGGTCAGTCTCCAGCTGTTTCACTCCATCTGTTCCTGGGACAAAAGCCACACTCTGACACCCCCTCCCGCAGGATGGCATGGGCTGGACCCTGCACGCCTGTCCTTTCCCTCCTACCCACACTCCACACTCCAGCCTGTGCTCTCGGGTCCCTAAACAAGCCACGTGGCCACTCCTCGGGCCTTGGCCCTGCAGTTCCTCCTGTGCTCCCCCAGTTCTGCTCACAGCCAGCTCCTCTCAACCTTCCAGCTCTGCTCAGGGCACTGCCCATGCAGCAgtgtcccctcccccaagccAGGGGCTCACTCTCCTGTCACCCACTACTCCCTCCACAGCATCTACCACAGTTGGGACTTATCCTGGGTGCTGTCTGCTGGCCTGTTGGGTGTAAGTTCTACAAAGGCCACAGCCTCAACTCTCCAGGTCACCACCATGTGCCCCCATCTG ACCGACCGCTCTCTCACCAGAAAGCCCACCCCTCTCAGCATCCCACCCTGTGA